The Malus domestica chromosome 10, GDT2T_hap1 genome contains a region encoding:
- the LOC103422376 gene encoding protein SCAR3-like isoform X1, with protein sequence MPLVRFQVRNEYSWGQPQLYKEVNREDPKAVLDGVAVSGLVGILRQLGDLAEFAAEVFHGLQEQVMTTASRSHKLMVRVQHIEAAVPPLEKAVLAQTSHIHFAYTSGIEWHPRIRNEKNHFIYNDLPRFIMDSYEGCRDRPRLDLLDKFDTGGPGSCLKRYSDPTFFKKASAIPDEENVEKVRRSRKAQRSKKKRGSQRKGDVLRGASASNRSSRMQYISPIVNGRSSSSQTASTADMGLKSDLGDNSTSFDSRTESGYIEYAAHPSSSMQGEEHESKESPTSKLVQHVDTIDSVSPADQTGFVDDNSPGSSLQDQVTSGSSCVNWDEKTEIVDPKCQQNSIDETTEMHPTKDNLDAHEAGAGNFRIVERMDALFDDENIVESISSSNQTDEIESQPDNFMDALNIIESESETDLDCQTKREVEHVASVVNNEGPYGVHETSHDCLDDETPIFESHTSTSYISSEVEVPTDLPSSASSESPIHKQVPQIDMEPSNPNHAVGTNRADIFYGSRLESVSGDSVSSGSGTTNLQDKTISSSYIPQESPADVSRTSSTSPSSGTTNDQDKTISSLCEAQESPADDSSNNSTPSVSGSGTTSVKDKITSSLCGSQESPADIYRNNSINFWTNGGLLGLQPSKPPDFSMSSPISQDSANRNHTETVGLSNHAYKHIVDEHESEESPLVENAGSNDKDLSSKCSISCSENQDDGISFKKIPNGFSPTELYPKLRNIGDSHTIEPGTVLPVAPYGKSTSNEVNQEKEENSSWVFGLGRRLLVNDFGRKIAHVHDDGSEPTSYSDAGVLDRRNKQQRVEDQAFPETSVREPFEDGIGVDSSPSSPPLEHMKISFHPVDGIETSILKLKLSDGNQSHESARDMFQSFQLIPEPAVPLHEFVSDSDGDTFCRSSPYISDDCHSHLSESNSEQWESGETLERNNHELYDGLCRISLEELYDGLCGISSEEHISTSPILDGISHNATYVDGGSKSVHNENGLEHYSLSDPLLDLPSFDALEPVLQQEAKDDSGPKDLPGLRCSEDYTPGSPPLPPVEWRASKPFTVEKDVFKGFRHALNAEVLGSVTLQQPKPAPVQQQQMNEDSIKPQDKQDQHVNGQKDTDQDLNGKGADEKEDFLQQIRTKSFNLRRTVPAKAAATPAPAANVKVTAILEKANAIRQAVRSDDDTWSDT encoded by the exons ATGCCGCTGGTGAGGTTTCAGGTGCGGAACGAGTACAGCTGGGGGCAGCCTCAGCTGTACAAGGAGGTGAACAGAGAAGATCCCAAAGCTGTGCTCGACGGCGTTGCCGTCTCCGGCCTCGTCGGGATCTTGCGCCAGTTGGGTGATCTTGCCGA GTTTGCAGCAGAGGTCTTTCATGGCTTGCAAGAGCAAGTGATGACTACAGCTTCTAGAAGCCATAAACTGATGGTTCGTGTGCAGCACATTGAAGCTGCAGTTCCTCCCCTCGAGAAGGCTGTACTTGCTCAAACAAGCCACATACATTTTGCTTACACCAGTG GTATAGAGTGGCATCCTCGTATTCGAAATGAGAAAAATCATTTCATCTACAATGACTTGCCTCGTTTTATTATGGATTCATATGAAGGATGTCGGGATCGTCCACGGTTGGATTTACTGGACAA ATTTGATACTGGTGGCCCAGGATCTTGTTTGAAGAGATATTCAGATCCAACCTTTTTCAAAAAAGCATCTGCTATCCCTGATGAAGAAAATGTTGAAAAAGTCCGAAGATCTAGGAAGGCTCAAAGAAGCAAG AAGAAAAGAGGATCACAACGTAAAGGAGATGTATTGCGTGGTGCATCAGCATCTAATCGCAGTAGCAG AATGCAATATATTTCTCCTATTGTAAATGGGCGAAGCTCGTCTTCTCAAACTGCCTCCACAGCCGACATGGGATTGAAATCTGACCTGGGGGACAATTCCACTTCTTTTGATTCAAGAACTGAGTCAGGATATATTGAGTATGCTGCCCATCCAAGTTCCTCCATGCAAGGCGAAGAACACGAATCCAAGGAATCACCTACTTCTAAATTGGTGCAGCATGTTGATACTATTGATTCTGTCTCACCTGCTGATCAAACTGGATTTGTAGATGATAACTCTCCTGGAAGTTCATTACAGGACCAAGTTACCTCTGGTTCATCTTGTGTTAACTGGGATGAGAAAACAGAGATAGTGGATCCGAAATGTCAACAGAATAGTATAGATGAAACTACAGAGATGCATCCAACAAAAGATAACTTGGATGCACATGAAGCCGGAGCTGGTAACTTTAGAATTGTTGAGCGAATGGATGCTCTCTTTGATGATGAAAATATTGTGGAATCAATCTCGAGCAGCAACCAGACTGATGAAATTGAAAGTCAACCAGACAATTTCATGGATGCACTTAACATCATTGAATCAGAATCTGAAACCGATCTTGATTGTCAAACAAAACGAGAAGTGGAACATGTTGCCTCTGTTGTCAACAATGAAGGACCATACGGTGTGCATGAGACTTCACACGATTGTTTGGACGATGAAACTCCAATTTTTGAATCTCATACTTCAACGTCTTACATTTCCTCCGAAGTAGAAGTGCCGACAGATCTGCCAAGCTCAGCCTCGTCAGAGAGTCCTATACATAAGCAGGTGCCTCAGATAGACATGGAACCTTCTAATCCAAACCACGCTGTGGGCACCAATAGAGCTGACATTTTTTATGGTTCAAGGTTAGAATCTGTTAGTGGTGATTCAGTATCCTCTGGCTCTGGAACTACTAACTTGCAGGATAAGACCATAAGCAGTTCATATATTCCTCAAGAATCTCCAGCTGACGTTTCCAGGACCAGTTCAACATCTCCTTCATCTGGAACTACTAACGATCAGGACAAGACCATAAGCAGTTTATGTGAGGCTCAAGAATCTCCTGCTGATGATTCCAGTAATAACTCAACACCCTCTGTCTCTGGCTCTGGAACTACTAGTGTGAAGGATAAGATCACAAGCAGTTTATGTGGGTCTCAAGAATCCCCTGCTGACATTTACAGGAATAATTCAATAAATTTCTGGACAAATGGTGGCCTATTAGGACTTCAGCCATCAAAACCTCCTGATTTCAGCATGTCAAGTCCTATAAGTCAAGATTCTGCTAACAGAAATCACACTGAGACAGTTGGTCTCTCAAATCATGCTTACAAGCATATAGTTGATGAGCATGAAAGCGAAGAAAGTCCGTTGGTTGAGAATGCTGGCAGTAATGATAAGGATTTGAGTTCTAAATGCTCCATATCATGCTCTGAGAATCAAGATGATGGCATCTCTTTCAAGAAAATACCTAACGGATTTTCACCCACTGAGTTGTATCCAAAACTTCGTAATATTGGTGATTCTCATACGATAGAACCTGGGACTGTGTTGCCAGTTGCTCCATATGGAAAGTCCACTTCCAATGAAGTGAATCAGGAGAAAGAGGAAAACTCTTCTTGGGTTTTTGGGCTTGGCCGTAGGTTACTTGTGAATGATTTTGGTAGAAAAATTGCACATGTCCATGATGACGGATCTGAGCCTACTAGTTATTCAGATGCTGGTGTACTGGACCGGAGAAATAAGCAGCAGAGAGTAGAGGACCAAGCATTTCCTGAGACATCTGTCAGAGAGCCGTTTGAGGATGGAATTGGTGTTGATTCATCTCCTTCTTCACCACCACTTGAACATATGAAAATATCTTTCCATCCCGTAGATGGCATTGAAACTTCCATACTCAAACTGAAATTATCTGATGGGAATCAAAGCCATGAAAGTGCACGAGACATGTTTCAGTCATTTCAGTTGATCCCAGAACCTGCTGTTCCTCTGCATGAATTTGTTTCTGATTCTGACGGTGACACATTCTGTAGATCATCTCCATATATATCAGATGATTGTCATAGCCATCTCTCTGAATCGAATTCTGAACAATGGGAATCTGGTGAAACTCTAGAAAGAAATAACCATGAACTATATGATGGTTTATGTAGAATCTCATTAGAGGAACTATATGATGGTTTATGTGGAATCTCATCAGAGGAACATATATCCACCTCCCCGATACTAGACGGAATATCCCATAATGCCACTTATGTTGACGGTGGAAGTAAAAGTGTGCACAATGAGAATGGTCTGGAACACTATTCTCTCTCTGATCCTCTACTTGATCTTCCAAGTTTTGATGCTTTAGAACCTGTACTTCAGCAAGAAGCAAAAGATGATTCAGGTCCAAAGGATCTCCCTGGTTTGAGATGTTCAGAGGATTATACACCAGGATCACCACCTCTCCCTCCAGTGGAATGGCGTGCTTCAAAACCATTTACAGTAGAAAAAGATGTATTCAAAGGTTTTAGGCATGCGTTAAATGCAGAAGTTTTGGGGTCTGTCACCCTCCAGCAACCTAAGCCAGCGCCAGTACAGCAACAACAAATGAATGAGGATTCCATTAAACCGCAAGACAAG CAGGACCAGCACGTGAATGGACAGAAAGATACTGATCAGGATCTAAATGGCAAAGGGGCAGACGAAAAAGAAGATTTCCTGCAACAAATTAGAACAAAG TCATTCAACCTGAGACGCACAGTGCCAGCAAAGGCAGCCGCCACACCAGCACCTGCCGCCAATGTCAAAGTCACCGCAATTTTGGAGAAAGCAAATGCCATTCGCCAG GCTGTTAGGAGCGATGACGATACCTGGAGTGACACTTGA
- the LOC103422376 gene encoding protein SCAR3-like isoform X2, with the protein MPLVRFQVRNEYSWGQPQLYKEVNREDPKAVLDGVAVSGLVGILRQLGDLAEFAAEVFHGLQEQVMTTASRSHKLMVRVQHIEAAVPPLEKAVLAQTSHIHFAYTSGIEWHPRIRNEKNHFIYNDLPRFIMDSYEGCRDRPRLDLLDKFDTGGPGSCLKRYSDPTFFKKASAIPDEENVEKVRRSRKAQRSKKKRGSQRKGDVLRGASASNRSSRMQYISPIVNGRSSSSQTASTADMGLKSDLGDNSTSFDSRTESGYIEYAAHPSSSMQGEEHESKESPTSKLVQHVDTIDSVSPADQTGFVDDNSPGSSLQDQVTSGSSCVNWDEKTEIVDPKCQQNSIDETTEMHPTKDNLDAHEAGAGNFRIVERMDALFDDENIVESISSSNQTDEIESQPDNFMDALNIIESESETDLDCQTKREVEHVASVVNNEGPYGVHETSHDCLDDETPIFESHTSTSYISSEVEVPTDLPSSASSESPIHKQVPQIDMEPSNPNHAVGTNRADIFYGSRLESVSGDSVSSGSGTTNLQDKTISSSYIPQESPADVSRTSSTSPSSGTTNDQDKTISSLCEAQESPADDSSNNSTPSVSGSGTTSVKDKITSSLCGSQESPADIYRNNSINFWTNGGLLGLQPSKPPDFSMSSPISQDSANRNHTETVGLSNHAYKHIVDEHESEESPLVENAGSNDKDLSSKCSISCSENQDDGISFKKIPNGFSPTELYPKLRNIGDSHTIEPGTVLPVAPYGKSTSNEVNQEKEENSSWVFGLGRRLLVNDFGRKIAHVHDDGSEPTSYSDAGVLDRRNKQQRVEDQAFPETSVREPFEDGIGVDSSPSSPPLEHMKISFHPVDGIETSILKLKLSDGNQSHESARDMFQSFQLIPEPAVPLHEFVSDSDGDTFCRSSPYISDDCHSHLSESNSEQWESGETLERNNHELYDGLCRISLEELYDGLCGISSEEHISTSPILDGISHNATYVDGGSKSVHNENGLEHYSLSDPLLDLPSFDALEPVLQQEAKDDSGPKDLPGLRCSEDYTPGSPPLPPVEWRASKPFTVEKDVFKGFRHALNAEVLGSVTLQQPKPAPVQQQQMNEDSIKPQDKDQHVNGQKDTDQDLNGKGADEKEDFLQQIRTKSFNLRRTVPAKAAATPAPAANVKVTAILEKANAIRQAVRSDDDTWSDT; encoded by the exons ATGCCGCTGGTGAGGTTTCAGGTGCGGAACGAGTACAGCTGGGGGCAGCCTCAGCTGTACAAGGAGGTGAACAGAGAAGATCCCAAAGCTGTGCTCGACGGCGTTGCCGTCTCCGGCCTCGTCGGGATCTTGCGCCAGTTGGGTGATCTTGCCGA GTTTGCAGCAGAGGTCTTTCATGGCTTGCAAGAGCAAGTGATGACTACAGCTTCTAGAAGCCATAAACTGATGGTTCGTGTGCAGCACATTGAAGCTGCAGTTCCTCCCCTCGAGAAGGCTGTACTTGCTCAAACAAGCCACATACATTTTGCTTACACCAGTG GTATAGAGTGGCATCCTCGTATTCGAAATGAGAAAAATCATTTCATCTACAATGACTTGCCTCGTTTTATTATGGATTCATATGAAGGATGTCGGGATCGTCCACGGTTGGATTTACTGGACAA ATTTGATACTGGTGGCCCAGGATCTTGTTTGAAGAGATATTCAGATCCAACCTTTTTCAAAAAAGCATCTGCTATCCCTGATGAAGAAAATGTTGAAAAAGTCCGAAGATCTAGGAAGGCTCAAAGAAGCAAG AAGAAAAGAGGATCACAACGTAAAGGAGATGTATTGCGTGGTGCATCAGCATCTAATCGCAGTAGCAG AATGCAATATATTTCTCCTATTGTAAATGGGCGAAGCTCGTCTTCTCAAACTGCCTCCACAGCCGACATGGGATTGAAATCTGACCTGGGGGACAATTCCACTTCTTTTGATTCAAGAACTGAGTCAGGATATATTGAGTATGCTGCCCATCCAAGTTCCTCCATGCAAGGCGAAGAACACGAATCCAAGGAATCACCTACTTCTAAATTGGTGCAGCATGTTGATACTATTGATTCTGTCTCACCTGCTGATCAAACTGGATTTGTAGATGATAACTCTCCTGGAAGTTCATTACAGGACCAAGTTACCTCTGGTTCATCTTGTGTTAACTGGGATGAGAAAACAGAGATAGTGGATCCGAAATGTCAACAGAATAGTATAGATGAAACTACAGAGATGCATCCAACAAAAGATAACTTGGATGCACATGAAGCCGGAGCTGGTAACTTTAGAATTGTTGAGCGAATGGATGCTCTCTTTGATGATGAAAATATTGTGGAATCAATCTCGAGCAGCAACCAGACTGATGAAATTGAAAGTCAACCAGACAATTTCATGGATGCACTTAACATCATTGAATCAGAATCTGAAACCGATCTTGATTGTCAAACAAAACGAGAAGTGGAACATGTTGCCTCTGTTGTCAACAATGAAGGACCATACGGTGTGCATGAGACTTCACACGATTGTTTGGACGATGAAACTCCAATTTTTGAATCTCATACTTCAACGTCTTACATTTCCTCCGAAGTAGAAGTGCCGACAGATCTGCCAAGCTCAGCCTCGTCAGAGAGTCCTATACATAAGCAGGTGCCTCAGATAGACATGGAACCTTCTAATCCAAACCACGCTGTGGGCACCAATAGAGCTGACATTTTTTATGGTTCAAGGTTAGAATCTGTTAGTGGTGATTCAGTATCCTCTGGCTCTGGAACTACTAACTTGCAGGATAAGACCATAAGCAGTTCATATATTCCTCAAGAATCTCCAGCTGACGTTTCCAGGACCAGTTCAACATCTCCTTCATCTGGAACTACTAACGATCAGGACAAGACCATAAGCAGTTTATGTGAGGCTCAAGAATCTCCTGCTGATGATTCCAGTAATAACTCAACACCCTCTGTCTCTGGCTCTGGAACTACTAGTGTGAAGGATAAGATCACAAGCAGTTTATGTGGGTCTCAAGAATCCCCTGCTGACATTTACAGGAATAATTCAATAAATTTCTGGACAAATGGTGGCCTATTAGGACTTCAGCCATCAAAACCTCCTGATTTCAGCATGTCAAGTCCTATAAGTCAAGATTCTGCTAACAGAAATCACACTGAGACAGTTGGTCTCTCAAATCATGCTTACAAGCATATAGTTGATGAGCATGAAAGCGAAGAAAGTCCGTTGGTTGAGAATGCTGGCAGTAATGATAAGGATTTGAGTTCTAAATGCTCCATATCATGCTCTGAGAATCAAGATGATGGCATCTCTTTCAAGAAAATACCTAACGGATTTTCACCCACTGAGTTGTATCCAAAACTTCGTAATATTGGTGATTCTCATACGATAGAACCTGGGACTGTGTTGCCAGTTGCTCCATATGGAAAGTCCACTTCCAATGAAGTGAATCAGGAGAAAGAGGAAAACTCTTCTTGGGTTTTTGGGCTTGGCCGTAGGTTACTTGTGAATGATTTTGGTAGAAAAATTGCACATGTCCATGATGACGGATCTGAGCCTACTAGTTATTCAGATGCTGGTGTACTGGACCGGAGAAATAAGCAGCAGAGAGTAGAGGACCAAGCATTTCCTGAGACATCTGTCAGAGAGCCGTTTGAGGATGGAATTGGTGTTGATTCATCTCCTTCTTCACCACCACTTGAACATATGAAAATATCTTTCCATCCCGTAGATGGCATTGAAACTTCCATACTCAAACTGAAATTATCTGATGGGAATCAAAGCCATGAAAGTGCACGAGACATGTTTCAGTCATTTCAGTTGATCCCAGAACCTGCTGTTCCTCTGCATGAATTTGTTTCTGATTCTGACGGTGACACATTCTGTAGATCATCTCCATATATATCAGATGATTGTCATAGCCATCTCTCTGAATCGAATTCTGAACAATGGGAATCTGGTGAAACTCTAGAAAGAAATAACCATGAACTATATGATGGTTTATGTAGAATCTCATTAGAGGAACTATATGATGGTTTATGTGGAATCTCATCAGAGGAACATATATCCACCTCCCCGATACTAGACGGAATATCCCATAATGCCACTTATGTTGACGGTGGAAGTAAAAGTGTGCACAATGAGAATGGTCTGGAACACTATTCTCTCTCTGATCCTCTACTTGATCTTCCAAGTTTTGATGCTTTAGAACCTGTACTTCAGCAAGAAGCAAAAGATGATTCAGGTCCAAAGGATCTCCCTGGTTTGAGATGTTCAGAGGATTATACACCAGGATCACCACCTCTCCCTCCAGTGGAATGGCGTGCTTCAAAACCATTTACAGTAGAAAAAGATGTATTCAAAGGTTTTAGGCATGCGTTAAATGCAGAAGTTTTGGGGTCTGTCACCCTCCAGCAACCTAAGCCAGCGCCAGTACAGCAACAACAAATGAATGAGGATTCCATTAAACCGCAAGACAAG GACCAGCACGTGAATGGACAGAAAGATACTGATCAGGATCTAAATGGCAAAGGGGCAGACGAAAAAGAAGATTTCCTGCAACAAATTAGAACAAAG TCATTCAACCTGAGACGCACAGTGCCAGCAAAGGCAGCCGCCACACCAGCACCTGCCGCCAATGTCAAAGTCACCGCAATTTTGGAGAAAGCAAATGCCATTCGCCAG GCTGTTAGGAGCGATGACGATACCTGGAGTGACACTTGA
- the LOC103446319 gene encoding dof zinc finger protein DOF1.5: MAQVQTGQDVHGIKLFGKTITLQNRSSQVKEEPKKDDQTVEKRPDRIIPCPRCKSMETKFCYFNNYNVNQPRHFCKGCQRYWTAGGALRNVPVGAGRRKTKPPCRGLAGLPEGCIYEGSDVVHQFELDGVVEEWQVAAAQGSFHQVFPVAKRRRTGSGGQPCS; the protein is encoded by the coding sequence ATGGCTCAGGTCCAAACCGGCCAAGATGTTCATGGAATTAAGCTTTTCGGGAAAACGATTACACTGCAGAACAGATCATCACAAGTAAAAGAAGAACCCAAAAAGGATGATCAAACGGTGGAGAAGCGGCCTGATAGGATCATACCATGCCCAAGATGCAAAAGCATGGAGACAAAATTTTGTTACTTTAATAACTACAATGTTAACCAGCCTAGGCACTTCTGCAAGGGCTGCCAGAGGTACTGGACGGCCGGCGGGGCCCTACGGAACGTCCCCGTGGGGGCTGGTCGACGAAAAACCAAGCCGCCTTGTCGGGGGCTGGCCGGGTTACCGGAGGGTTGTATATATGAGGGTTCAGATGTGGTGCACCAGTTTGAGTTAGATGGGGTGGTGGAAGAGTGGCAAGTGGCGGCGGCACAAGGCAGTTTTCACCAAGTTTTCCCAGTGGCGAAGAGGCGGAGGACCGGCTCAGGTGGCCAACCATGCAGCTGA
- the LOC103422375 gene encoding protein LIGHT-DEPENDENT SHORT HYPOCOTYLS 10-like, with product MSAPHHDHSHRRKDSTPIEGSSSSSSRSTSQQQKAPQPLSRYESQKRRDWNTFGQYLKNQSPPVSLSHCNCNHVLDFLRYLDQFGKTKVHLHGCVFFGQPDPPAPCTCPLRQAWGSLDALIGRLRAAYEEHGGSPETNPFGNGAIRVYLREVKECQAKARGIPYKKKKKKKRNGQLKAINDEGTLKQITS from the coding sequence ATGTCTGCACCCCATCATGATCACAGTCATCGAAGAAAAGATTCCACTCCCATCGAgggctcctcctcctcctcatcacGATCCACTTCTCAGCAACAGAAAGCACCTCAACCCCTCAGCCGATACGAGTCTCAGAAACGCCGCGACTGGAACACTTTCGGCCAGTACTTGAAGAACCAATCACCTCCAGTCTCACTCTCTCATTGCAACTGCAACCACGTCCTCGATTTCCTCCGCTACTTGGATCAGTTCGGAAAGACTAAGGTTCACTTACACGGTTGCGTCTTCTTTGGGCAGCCTGACCCGCCTGCCCCGTGCACCTGCCCCCTCAGGCAGGCATGGGGCAGTCTGGACGCCCTGATCGGACGCCTCCGTGCTGCCTACGAGGAGCATGGAGGGTCTCCGGAGACAAACCCTTTTGGGAATGGAGCTATTCGGGTTTACTTACGTGAAGTGAAGGAGTGTCAGGCTAAAGCAAGAGGGATTCcgtacaagaagaagaagaagaagaagaggaacggTCAGCTTAAGGCAATTAACGACGAGGGTACTCTGAAGCAGATCACTTCTTAA